A window from Actinomycetospora corticicola encodes these proteins:
- a CDS encoding MarR family winged helix-turn-helix transcriptional regulator, with protein sequence MRRVTTTPGAQPRPSLLYAVKQVELIVRSRLDELLRDSGVTALQYTALTVLATRDGLTSAELARNSFVTPQAMADLVTALERAGLIVRDRDPHNRRQLLIALTPAGHDLLARYAAPVAAIEERMVRGLDDDERERFRSFLNAARASLAQ encoded by the coding sequence ATGCGCCGGGTGACCACGACGCCCGGTGCGCAGCCGCGGCCGTCCCTGCTGTACGCGGTCAAGCAGGTCGAGCTCATCGTCCGCTCCCGGCTCGACGAGCTGCTGCGCGACTCCGGGGTGACCGCGCTGCAGTACACGGCGCTGACGGTGCTGGCCACGCGCGACGGCCTGACCTCGGCCGAGCTCGCCCGGAACTCCTTCGTCACCCCGCAGGCGATGGCCGACCTCGTGACCGCCCTGGAGCGGGCGGGGCTCATCGTGCGGGACCGCGACCCGCACAACCGGCGTCAGCTGCTGATCGCGCTGACCCCGGCCGGCCACGACCTGCTCGCGCGCTACGCAGCGCCGGTGGCCGCGATCGAGGAGCGGATGGTGCGCGGTCTCGACGACGACGAGCGGGAACGCTTCCGCTCCTTCCTCAACGCCGCGCGGGCCTCACTGGCCCAGTGA
- a CDS encoding p-hydroxycinnamoyl CoA hydratase/lyase: protein MSTPPTFETVAIELGEGPEEAGIGWLFFDRPDKRNAMNPTLNREMIDALDWLEAADDVRVVVLTGRGDAWSAGMDLQEYFREVDAGPPSVEIRARRESAEWQWRRLIHFAKPTIAMVNGWCFGGAFTPLVCCDLAIAVEDASFGLSEVNWGIPPGGLVSRALAETIPARDAQWYVMTGERFDGRQASAMRLVNEAVPGERLRARTVEVAGKLAGMNTHVLRAAKVGVKKVRQMSWDVAEDYLYAKLDAATGHDPEQGKQQGLTQFLDAKTYRPGLGAYERS from the coding sequence ATGAGCACGCCGCCGACCTTCGAGACCGTCGCGATCGAGCTCGGGGAGGGACCCGAGGAGGCCGGCATCGGCTGGCTCTTCTTCGACCGGCCCGACAAGCGCAACGCGATGAACCCGACGCTGAACCGCGAGATGATCGACGCCCTCGACTGGCTGGAGGCGGCCGACGACGTGCGCGTCGTCGTGCTGACCGGCCGGGGCGACGCGTGGTCGGCGGGGATGGACCTGCAGGAGTACTTCCGCGAGGTCGACGCCGGGCCGCCCAGCGTCGAGATCCGGGCGCGCCGGGAGTCGGCGGAGTGGCAGTGGCGACGGCTGATCCACTTCGCGAAGCCGACGATCGCGATGGTCAACGGCTGGTGCTTCGGCGGTGCCTTCACCCCGCTCGTGTGCTGCGACCTGGCGATCGCCGTCGAGGACGCGTCGTTCGGGCTCTCCGAGGTCAACTGGGGCATCCCGCCGGGCGGGCTGGTCTCCCGCGCGCTCGCCGAGACGATCCCGGCGCGCGACGCGCAGTGGTACGTCATGACCGGTGAGCGCTTCGACGGCCGGCAGGCCTCGGCGATGCGGCTGGTCAACGAGGCCGTGCCGGGCGAGCGGCTGCGCGCGCGGACGGTCGAGGTCGCGGGGAAGCTGGCCGGCATGAACACCCACGTGCTGCGGGCGGCGAAGGTCGGGGTGAAGAAGGTCCGGCAGATGTCCTGGGACGTCGCCGAGGACTACCTGTACGCCAAGCTCGACGCCGCGACCGGGCACGACCCGGAGCAGGGCAAGCAGCAGGGACTCACCCAGTTCCTCGACGCCAAGACCTACCGCCCCGGCCTGGGGGCGTACGAGCGGTCATGA
- a CDS encoding 4-hydroxybenzoate 3-monooxygenase, translating to MSAPDRTTVAIVGGGPAGLMLAHLLRRHGVDSVVLESRPRERVEARQRAGILEHGTIDALREVGADARMDESGMPHDGFALHVHGERIHVDMQALTGRNVMIWAQTEVVKDLIALRLEQGDPLLFDAEVLAVDKIDGPLSRDGEALVRYRHEGVEHELRADVVVGTDGFHGVARQAIPTEAVRTFERVYGFSWLGILADAEPSSDELIYARHERGFALLSMRSPTVTRAYVQVPNGTDPASWSDEAIWDELEARTALGDGTFALNRGPITDKSVTPMRSYVAEPMRYGRLFLAGDAAHIVPPTGAKGLNLAVADVRVLSAAIAAWCTEGSEDLVDAYSDTALARVWRGEHFSWTMTTTLHVDPDADPFDDRLALAHLRLIAQSEAYRTSIAENYRGVPLAGEQ from the coding sequence GTGAGCGCTCCGGACCGGACGACCGTCGCGATCGTCGGCGGTGGTCCCGCGGGTCTGATGCTCGCCCACCTGCTGCGCCGCCACGGCGTGGACTCGGTGGTGCTGGAGTCCCGCCCGCGCGAGCGGGTCGAGGCGCGCCAGCGGGCCGGCATCCTCGAGCACGGCACGATCGACGCGCTGCGCGAGGTCGGGGCGGACGCGCGGATGGACGAGTCGGGGATGCCGCACGACGGGTTCGCCCTCCACGTGCACGGCGAGCGCATCCACGTCGACATGCAGGCCCTCACCGGGCGCAACGTCATGATCTGGGCGCAGACCGAGGTCGTGAAGGACCTCATCGCCCTGCGCCTCGAGCAGGGCGACCCGCTGCTGTTCGACGCGGAGGTCCTGGCGGTCGACAAGATCGACGGGCCGCTCTCGCGCGACGGCGAGGCGCTCGTGCGCTACCGGCACGAGGGCGTCGAGCACGAGCTGCGCGCGGACGTCGTGGTCGGCACCGACGGCTTCCACGGGGTGGCCCGCCAGGCCATCCCGACGGAGGCCGTGCGCACCTTCGAGCGCGTCTACGGCTTCTCCTGGCTGGGGATCCTGGCCGACGCGGAGCCGTCGTCGGACGAGCTGATCTACGCCCGGCACGAGCGCGGCTTCGCGCTGCTGTCGATGCGCTCGCCGACGGTCACCCGGGCCTACGTCCAGGTGCCGAACGGCACCGACCCGGCGTCGTGGTCGGACGAGGCGATCTGGGACGAGCTCGAGGCCCGGACCGCCCTGGGCGACGGCACCTTCGCGCTGAACCGCGGGCCGATCACGGACAAGAGCGTGACCCCGATGCGCTCCTACGTCGCCGAGCCGATGCGGTACGGCCGCCTGTTCCTCGCGGGCGACGCCGCGCACATCGTGCCGCCGACCGGCGCCAAGGGTCTCAACCTCGCCGTCGCGGACGTGCGCGTGCTCTCCGCGGCGATCGCGGCGTGGTGCACCGAGGGGTCGGAGGACCTCGTCGACGCCTACTCCGACACGGCGCTCGCGCGGGTGTGGCGGGGCGAGCACTTCAGCTGGACGATGACGACGACGCTGCACGTGGACCCGGACGCGGACCCGTTCGACGACCGGCTCGCGCTCGCCCACCTCCGGCTGATCGCGCAGTCCGAGGCCTACCGGACCTCGATCGCCGAGAACTACCGGGGTGTGCCGCTGGCAGGTGAGCAGTAG
- a CDS encoding AMP-binding protein, producing MPLLRALLDGGLDDPEAVRIGDTAFSGPELLGAAAVVADEIAERDRPSAPVAVGATASAETVVAIVGCLLAGAPVVPVPPDAGPAERAHVLTDSGATTWFGEKPRDVTLTGRRVDLSRRAGHEVREATGEGPALILYTSGTTGSPKGVLLSAAAMATGLDGLADAWAWTDADTLAHGLPLFHVHGLVLGVFGALRIGSRLVHTGRPTPENYAAAVTEHGGSLLFGVPTVWSRVAAEPTAAAALSDARLLVSGSAPLPVPVFERLRDLTGQAPVERYGMSETMITLAVRADGERRPGWVGVPVEGVEARLRAVTEDESGEPVTTDEDVPADGESIGELQVRGACLFDGYLNRPDATADTWTDDGWFRTGDAAVVDAGGYHRIVGRRSVDLIKSGGYRIGAGEVETALLAYEGISEAAVVGEPDSDLGQRIVAHVVCPDGAVDAQAVIDFVGERLSKHKRPREVVVVDELPRNAMGKVQKARLRRS from the coding sequence GTGCCCCTGCTGCGCGCGCTGCTCGACGGCGGCCTCGACGATCCCGAGGCGGTGCGGATCGGCGACACCGCGTTCTCCGGCCCGGAGCTGCTCGGAGCGGCCGCGGTCGTCGCCGACGAGATCGCCGAGCGGGACCGGCCGTCCGCCCCCGTGGCGGTGGGGGCCACGGCGAGCGCGGAGACCGTCGTCGCGATCGTCGGCTGTCTGCTCGCGGGGGCGCCGGTGGTCCCCGTACCGCCCGACGCGGGTCCGGCGGAGCGGGCGCACGTGCTCACCGACTCGGGGGCCACGACCTGGTTCGGGGAGAAGCCCCGCGACGTCACGCTGACCGGGCGCCGGGTCGACCTGTCGCGTCGGGCCGGCCACGAAGTGCGCGAGGCGACCGGCGAGGGTCCGGCCCTCATCCTCTACACGTCCGGGACGACGGGATCCCCGAAGGGCGTCCTGCTCTCGGCCGCCGCGATGGCGACCGGGCTCGACGGGCTCGCCGACGCCTGGGCCTGGACCGACGCCGACACCCTCGCCCACGGCCTGCCGCTGTTCCACGTGCACGGGCTGGTGCTCGGCGTGTTCGGGGCGCTGCGCATCGGCTCCCGGCTCGTCCACACCGGCCGTCCGACCCCGGAGAACTACGCCGCCGCGGTCACCGAGCACGGCGGGTCGCTGCTGTTCGGGGTGCCGACCGTGTGGTCGCGGGTCGCGGCCGAGCCGACCGCCGCGGCCGCCCTGTCCGACGCCCGGCTGCTCGTCAGCGGCTCCGCGCCGCTGCCGGTCCCGGTCTTCGAGCGCCTCCGGGACCTCACCGGGCAGGCGCCCGTGGAGCGCTACGGGATGAGCGAGACCATGATCACGCTGGCGGTCCGGGCCGACGGGGAGCGTCGTCCCGGCTGGGTCGGCGTGCCGGTCGAGGGCGTCGAGGCGCGACTGCGCGCCGTCACCGAGGACGAGTCCGGCGAGCCGGTCACCACCGACGAGGACGTGCCCGCCGACGGCGAGTCGATCGGCGAGCTCCAGGTGCGCGGGGCCTGCCTGTTCGACGGCTACCTCAACCGGCCCGACGCGACGGCCGACACCTGGACCGACGACGGGTGGTTCCGCACCGGCGACGCCGCCGTCGTCGACGCGGGCGGCTATCACCGCATCGTCGGCCGCCGGTCGGTCGACCTCATCAAGTCCGGCGGCTACCGCATCGGCGCGGGCGAGGTGGAGACCGCACTGCTGGCCTACGAGGGCATCAGCGAGGCGGCCGTGGTGGGGGAGCCGGACTCCGACCTCGGGCAGCGCATCGTCGCCCACGTCGTCTGCCCGGACGGCGCCGTCGACGCGCAGGCCGTCATCGACTTCGTCGGCGAGCGGCTCTCCAAGCACAAGCGCCCGCGCGAGGTGGTCGTGGTCGACGAGCTGCCCCGCAACGCCATGGGCAAGGTGCAGAAGGCGCGGCTCCGCCGCTCGTAG
- a CDS encoding Lrp/AsnC family transcriptional regulator produces MTAPSTGRSTHLDRVDRLILAHLVDHGRSSLAELAEAVSVSASSAQRRLRRLETEGVIRGYRAVLDPEAIGRALVVHLSVVLVDHTADTVGRFERWIVDLDGLVSCHHVTGDVDYLLRIDVADVHALDVLLRRTLAQIPGVARFTTMVATSGLVDRFTSM; encoded by the coding sequence ATGACCGCGCCCTCCACCGGACGAAGCACCCACCTCGACCGCGTCGACCGGTTGATCCTCGCCCACCTCGTCGATCACGGACGCTCCAGCCTGGCCGAGCTCGCCGAGGCCGTGAGCGTCTCCGCGTCGTCCGCCCAGCGCCGGCTGCGCCGCCTCGAGACCGAGGGCGTGATCCGGGGCTACCGGGCGGTGCTCGACCCGGAGGCGATCGGGCGGGCGCTGGTGGTGCACCTGTCGGTGGTGCTGGTCGACCACACCGCCGACACGGTGGGGCGGTTCGAGCGCTGGATCGTCGACCTCGACGGCCTCGTGAGCTGCCACCACGTGACCGGCGACGTCGACTACCTGCTGCGCATCGACGTGGCCGACGTGCACGCCCTCGACGTGCTGCTGCGCCGCACGCTCGCCCAGATCCCCGGCGTCGCGCGGTTCACCACGATGGTCGCGACGTCGGGGCTGGTCGACCGGTTCACGAGTATGTGA
- a CDS encoding DMT family transporter has product MTRNVALLAMVVAGAAWGAVFVAPGLAPLAPALLLATGRFVAFGAVSLPQIRRVLRADVPWGRVIAHALTGSVLYYALVAVSVRLAGPTIAVATIGLVPVVMALVSARGTGRVAGLVPALVLVALGQVLLHVGPGQDWSLDALVGLALAVLALISWSWYGLDSHKLLHERPDVAPVLAAAQGLAAGALALPAAVALLLIDGTPAQPLRALAVVLFLGLVSSWLAVRLWHAAAGHLSPILVSQLMALETAWGFVFAAVVEGGVPGPLQLAGEIALVGGVVLAVVVDARRSRRAASIPDDEAVPVPAGRA; this is encoded by the coding sequence ATGACGAGGAACGTGGCCCTGCTGGCGATGGTGGTCGCCGGCGCGGCGTGGGGAGCGGTGTTCGTGGCGCCCGGGTTGGCCCCGCTCGCCCCGGCCCTGCTGCTGGCGACCGGACGGTTCGTGGCGTTCGGGGCGGTCTCGCTGCCTCAGATCCGCCGGGTGCTGCGGGCCGACGTGCCCTGGGGTCGCGTGATCGCCCACGCCCTCACCGGCTCGGTGCTCTACTACGCCCTCGTCGCGGTGTCCGTCCGGCTCGCCGGCCCGACCATCGCCGTCGCCACCATCGGCCTCGTCCCCGTCGTCATGGCCCTGGTGTCCGCCCGCGGGACCGGCCGGGTGGCCGGGCTCGTGCCCGCCCTGGTCCTCGTCGCGCTCGGGCAGGTGCTGCTGCACGTCGGGCCGGGGCAGGACTGGTCGCTCGACGCCCTCGTCGGGCTCGCCCTCGCCGTCCTCGCCCTGATCTCGTGGTCCTGGTACGGCCTCGACTCGCACAAGCTGCTGCACGAGCGCCCCGACGTCGCCCCCGTTCTCGCCGCCGCCCAGGGTCTCGCCGCCGGGGCGCTCGCCCTGCCCGCCGCGGTCGCCCTGCTGCTGATCGACGGCACGCCCGCGCAACCTCTGCGCGCGCTCGCCGTGGTGCTCTTCCTCGGGCTCGTGTCGTCCTGGCTCGCGGTCCGGCTCTGGCACGCCGCCGCCGGCCACCTGTCGCCGATCCTGGTCAGCCAGCTCATGGCCCTCGAGACGGCGTGGGGCTTCGTCTTCGCCGCGGTCGTCGAGGGCGGTGTCCCCGGTCCGCTGCAGCTCGCGGGCGAGATCGCGCTGGTCGGCGGCGTCGTCCTCGCGGTGGTCGTCGACGCCCGGCGGTCACGGCGTGCGGCGTCGATTCCCGACGACGAGGCCGTGCCGGTCCCGGCCGGCCGCGCCTGA
- a CDS encoding acyl-CoA synthetase: MTPPPGLGTWTARRARNSPERVALVHGPDRTTYADLDDRVRRLAAGLRGLGVGPGDRVAYLGPNHPSFVETLFATTGLGAVFVPLNTRLAAAEIAFALRDTSPRVVVTLDGSNASLLASGDSDDAFPSLEVGGSYEQLIADSAPADLVDADPDALAVLMFTSGTTGRPKAACLTHANLTWNALNVVVDVDLRSDEVCLLSAPLFHAAALGMTCLPVLLKGGTLVLEAAFDVDRTLDLVEREGVTIMFGVPTMFATIARSPRFADADLSSVRYLLCGGAPVPPALLDVYASRGPAFLQGYGMTEAAPGVLLLDAAHARSKVGTAGRPHFFSDVALADGGEILVRGPNVVAGYWERPEETAAAFSDAGWFRSGDVATRDDDGFHRIVDRVKDLYISGGENVSPAEVEGELTGHPEVVDAAVVGVPDDRWGEVGHAWVVLADGATSTPADLVGWLDGRLARFKTPRTVEVVDALPRNPTGKLDKPALRRSLGQ; the protein is encoded by the coding sequence ATGACCCCGCCGCCCGGCCTCGGCACCTGGACCGCCCGTCGCGCCCGCAACTCCCCGGAGCGCGTGGCACTGGTGCACGGCCCCGACCGCACCACCTACGCCGACCTCGACGACCGCGTCCGCCGGCTCGCGGCGGGCCTGCGCGGGCTCGGCGTCGGGCCGGGCGATCGTGTCGCCTACCTCGGGCCCAACCACCCGTCGTTCGTCGAGACCCTCTTCGCGACGACGGGGCTGGGCGCGGTCTTCGTGCCGCTCAACACCCGGCTCGCCGCGGCGGAGATCGCGTTCGCGCTCCGGGACACGTCGCCGCGCGTGGTGGTCACCCTCGATGGCAGCAACGCGTCGTTGCTTGCATCCGGTGACAGCGACGACGCTTTCCCGTCACTCGAGGTGGGCGGCTCCTACGAGCAGCTGATCGCCGACAGTGCCCCCGCGGACCTCGTCGACGCCGATCCCGACGCGCTCGCCGTCCTGATGTTCACCTCCGGCACCACCGGCCGACCCAAGGCGGCGTGCCTGACCCACGCCAACCTGACGTGGAACGCGCTGAACGTCGTCGTCGACGTCGACCTGCGCTCCGACGAGGTCTGCCTGCTCTCCGCGCCGCTGTTCCATGCCGCGGCGCTCGGGATGACCTGCCTGCCGGTGCTGCTCAAGGGCGGCACGCTGGTGCTCGAGGCGGCCTTCGACGTCGACCGCACGCTCGACCTCGTCGAGCGCGAGGGCGTCACGATCATGTTCGGCGTGCCGACGATGTTCGCGACGATCGCGCGCTCGCCCCGGTTCGCCGACGCCGACCTCTCCAGCGTCCGCTACCTGCTCTGCGGCGGCGCGCCCGTGCCGCCGGCCCTGCTCGACGTCTACGCCAGCCGCGGCCCCGCCTTCCTCCAGGGCTACGGCATGACCGAGGCCGCCCCCGGCGTCCTGCTGCTCGACGCCGCACACGCGCGCTCGAAGGTCGGGACGGCGGGCCGCCCGCACTTCTTCAGCGACGTCGCGCTCGCCGACGGCGGCGAGATCCTCGTGCGCGGCCCGAACGTGGTCGCGGGCTACTGGGAGCGGCCCGAGGAGACCGCGGCCGCCTTCTCCGACGCCGGGTGGTTCCGCTCCGGGGACGTCGCGACCCGCGACGACGACGGGTTCCACCGCATCGTCGACCGGGTCAAGGACCTCTACATCTCCGGCGGCGAGAACGTCTCGCCCGCCGAGGTGGAGGGGGAGCTCACCGGCCATCCCGAGGTCGTCGACGCCGCGGTGGTCGGGGTTCCCGACGACCGGTGGGGCGAGGTCGGGCACGCGTGGGTCGTCCTCGCGGACGGCGCGACGAGCACCCCGGCCGACCTGGTGGGGTGGCTCGACGGCCGGCTCGCGCGGTTCAAGACCCCGCGCACCGTCGAGGTCGTCGACGCCCTGCCGCGCAACCCCACCGGCAAGCTCGACAAGCCCGCCCTGCGTCGCTCACTGGGCCAGTGA
- a CDS encoding IclR family transcriptional regulator domain-containing protein — MTSDAQKPVPARPVGRPRRPGLPSGSGLTSSAARSTGRVGGETVTGRVFSILEVFDHDHPALTLTEIARAAALPVSTAHRLVGELAGWGALERGADGAYRIGLRLWEVGSLAPRSVGLRERAMPFLEDLYEATRQNVQLAVRDGHEGVYVERLAHPDAVRLFSRIGGRWPLHGTGVGQVLLAFAPPVVQESVLASPLTSFTPRTITDPAVLRRTLAGVRRDGVAVCDGMIDLASLSVAAPVRGESDTVVAAISVVVPSPSTPGGIEPRTLVPAVRAAARGISRALGAPTPSRTQRPVRPEAPRPST; from the coding sequence GTGACCTCGGACGCCCAGAAGCCCGTTCCGGCCCGGCCGGTCGGTCGCCCGCGCCGCCCCGGGCTGCCCTCCGGGAGCGGCCTGACCTCCTCGGCCGCGCGCAGCACCGGACGCGTCGGCGGCGAGACGGTGACCGGCCGCGTGTTCTCCATCCTCGAGGTGTTCGACCACGACCACCCCGCGCTGACCCTCACCGAGATCGCCCGCGCCGCGGCCCTGCCGGTGTCCACCGCGCACCGGCTGGTGGGTGAGCTGGCGGGCTGGGGCGCGCTCGAGCGCGGCGCCGACGGTGCCTACCGGATCGGGCTGCGCCTCTGGGAGGTCGGCTCGCTCGCGCCGCGCAGCGTCGGCCTGCGGGAGCGCGCCATGCCGTTCCTCGAGGACCTCTACGAGGCCACCCGCCAGAACGTGCAGCTCGCGGTGCGCGACGGCCACGAGGGCGTCTACGTGGAGCGGCTCGCCCACCCCGACGCGGTGCGGCTGTTCTCCCGGATCGGCGGCCGGTGGCCGCTGCACGGGACGGGCGTCGGCCAGGTGCTGCTCGCCTTCGCCCCGCCGGTGGTCCAGGAGTCGGTCCTCGCCTCCCCGCTCACCTCGTTCACCCCGCGCACGATCACCGACCCCGCCGTGCTGCGCCGCACGCTCGCCGGCGTCCGCCGCGACGGCGTCGCCGTGTGCGACGGGATGATCGACCTCGCCTCGCTCTCGGTCGCCGCCCCGGTGCGCGGCGAGTCCGACACCGTGGTCGCCGCGATCTCGGTGGTCGTGCCGTCCCCGTCGACCCCGGGCGGCATCGAGCCCCGGACGCTGGTCCCGGCGGTGCGCGCCGCCGCCCGCGGCATCTCCCGCGCGCTCGGCGCGCCGACCCCCAGTCGGACGCAGCGACCCGTCCGTCCGGAGGCCCCCCGCCCGTCGACGTGA
- the pcaH gene encoding protocatechuate 3,4-dioxygenase subunit beta has protein sequence MREAATVAPQRGGHPDRAYAPYRSTCLRAPSQPLVVATPSLLERTAPVFGAKDVRPTDADLTVHSTGEPLGERIVVTGRVLDRDGRPVRNQLVEVWQANASGRYAHDGDRHPAPLDPHFTGGGRCLTDDDGRYRFVTIKPGAYPWRNHHNAWRPAHIHFSLFGTAFTQRLVTQMYFPGDQLFHLDPIFSSVTDEKAQQRLIARYDHDTTVAEWALGYQWDIVLDGPGATPPDPDEV, from the coding sequence ATCCGGGAGGCCGCCACGGTCGCCCCGCAGCGCGGCGGCCACCCGGACCGCGCGTACGCGCCCTACCGCTCGACGTGCCTGCGCGCCCCGTCGCAGCCGCTCGTCGTCGCCACCCCGAGCCTGCTCGAGCGGACGGCGCCGGTGTTCGGGGCGAAGGACGTGCGGCCGACCGACGCCGACCTGACCGTGCACTCCACCGGCGAGCCGCTGGGGGAGCGGATCGTGGTGACCGGGCGGGTGCTCGACCGCGACGGCCGTCCCGTGCGCAACCAGCTCGTGGAGGTCTGGCAGGCGAACGCCTCCGGCCGCTACGCCCACGACGGCGACCGGCACCCCGCCCCGCTCGACCCGCACTTCACCGGCGGCGGGCGCTGCCTGACCGACGACGACGGGCGCTACCGCTTCGTCACGATCAAGCCCGGCGCCTACCCGTGGCGCAACCACCACAACGCGTGGCGCCCGGCGCACATCCACTTCTCGCTGTTCGGCACGGCGTTCACCCAGCGCCTCGTGACGCAGATGTACTTCCCGGGCGACCAGCTCTTCCACCTCGACCCGATCTTCTCCTCGGTCACCGACGAGAAGGCCCAGCAGCGGCTGATCGCCCGCTACGACCACGACACGACCGTCGCCGAGTGGGCGCTGGGCTACCAGTGGGACATCGTCCTCGACGGTCCCGGCGCCACCCCGCCCGACCCGGACGAGGTGTGA
- a CDS encoding acyl-CoA desaturase, protein MTTTHVHRRPLAPHVMTYLVVTVPFLALLAAVPLAWGWGLSWLDVGLAVVLYVISMLGVTVGFHRYFTHGAFRCGRGLRIALAVAGSLSVQGPVLHWVADHRRHHAFADKEGDPHSPWRYGTSPAALAKGFWHAHMGWILERSLTDQQRYCPDLLADPDVARVSRAFGWITAASFIVPAVIGGLATWSLWGAFTAFFWAGLVRVCLSHHVAWSTNSICHMVGERPWKARDRSTNVWPLALLSMGESWHNLHHADPTSARHGVGRFEIDLSAGTIRVFEKLGWAWNVRWPKPERLEKLRATPEPGGRPAGQTSGQGV, encoded by the coding sequence ATGACGACGACGCATGTCCATCGACGCCCGCTCGCCCCGCACGTGATGACCTACCTCGTCGTCACCGTGCCGTTCCTCGCCCTGCTCGCGGCGGTGCCGCTCGCCTGGGGCTGGGGCCTGTCCTGGCTCGACGTCGGCCTCGCCGTCGTGCTCTACGTGATCTCGATGCTCGGCGTGACGGTCGGGTTCCACCGGTACTTCACCCACGGCGCGTTCCGCTGCGGGCGCGGCCTGCGGATCGCCCTGGCGGTCGCGGGCTCGCTGTCGGTGCAGGGACCGGTGCTGCACTGGGTCGCCGACCACCGTCGCCACCACGCCTTCGCCGACAAGGAGGGCGACCCGCACTCCCCGTGGCGCTACGGCACCTCGCCGGCCGCGCTGGCCAAGGGCTTCTGGCACGCGCACATGGGCTGGATCCTCGAGCGGTCGCTCACCGACCAGCAGCGCTACTGCCCGGACCTGCTCGCCGATCCCGACGTGGCGCGGGTCAGCAGGGCGTTCGGCTGGATCACCGCGGCCTCGTTCATCGTCCCGGCCGTGATCGGCGGGCTGGCGACGTGGTCGCTCTGGGGGGCGTTCACCGCGTTCTTCTGGGCCGGCCTGGTGCGGGTGTGCCTGTCCCACCACGTCGCCTGGTCGACGAACTCGATCTGCCACATGGTCGGCGAGCGTCCGTGGAAGGCGCGCGACCGGTCGACCAACGTGTGGCCGCTGGCGCTGCTGTCGATGGGCGAGTCCTGGCACAACCTGCACCACGCCGACCCGACGTCGGCCCGGCACGGGGTCGGCCGCTTCGAGATCGACCTGTCCGCCGGGACGATCCGCGTCTTCGAGAAGCTCGGCTGGGCCTGGAACGTCCGCTGGCCGAAGCCGGAGCGGTTGGAGAAGCTGCGCGCGACCCCCGAGCCCGGCGGACGGCCGGCCGGGCAGACGAGCGGGCAGGGCGTCTAG
- a CDS encoding ribonuclease domain-containing protein, whose amino-acid sequence MRAHVMLVVLALAGLIGLLPAAACAGPVAPAVGTVTSVASAVPGADSGLPVRALSSLPTQAGDTVRLIRRGGPYPSSRDGIVFGNRERLLPAEASGYYHEYTVPTPGSSDRGARRIVTGAQGEYYYTGDHYGSFVVVDVSQ is encoded by the coding sequence ATGAGAGCGCACGTGATGCTCGTCGTCCTGGCCCTGGCTGGTCTGATCGGCCTGCTCCCTGCCGCCGCCTGCGCGGGGCCGGTCGCACCCGCCGTCGGGACCGTGACCTCGGTCGCATCGGCCGTGCCCGGAGCGGACTCCGGGCTGCCGGTCCGGGCGTTGTCGAGCCTCCCGACGCAGGCCGGCGACACCGTGCGGCTGATCCGCCGCGGCGGGCCCTACCCGTCGTCCCGGGACGGGATCGTCTTCGGCAACCGCGAGCGCCTCCTGCCGGCGGAGGCCTCCGGCTACTACCACGAGTACACGGTCCCGACGCCGGGCTCGTCGGACCGGGGCGCGCGACGCATCGTCACGGGCGCGCAGGGCGAGTACTACTACACGGGTGATCACTACGGGAGTTTCGTCGTCGTGGACGTGAGCCAGTGA
- the pcaG gene encoding protocatechuate 3,4-dioxygenase subunit alpha — translation MTLDPSPSQTVGPFFAFGLPFEGGGDVVPPGTAGAISLHGTVRDGAGAPVPDALLEFWQAGPDGRVPVRAGSLARDGRSFTGFARVPTDRAGDYAVRTLRPASIAGSTDAPHLAVTVFARGLLHHLFTRVYFPNNTDANAADPLLSGLPEERAATLLAIPDGWFGGPGYRFDVRLQGPGETVFLDLVGSDS, via the coding sequence ATGACCCTGGACCCCTCTCCCTCCCAGACCGTCGGCCCGTTCTTCGCCTTCGGGCTCCCGTTCGAGGGCGGCGGTGACGTCGTGCCGCCCGGGACCGCCGGCGCGATCTCGCTGCACGGCACCGTCCGCGACGGCGCGGGTGCCCCGGTGCCCGACGCCCTGCTCGAGTTCTGGCAGGCCGGGCCCGACGGCCGGGTCCCGGTGCGCGCCGGGTCGCTCGCCCGCGACGGGCGGTCCTTCACCGGCTTCGCCCGGGTGCCCACCGACCGGGCCGGGGACTACGCCGTGCGGACCCTGCGTCCCGCGTCGATCGCCGGCTCCACGGACGCACCGCACCTCGCCGTCACGGTGTTCGCCCGTGGCCTGCTGCACCACCTGTTCACGCGCGTCTACTTCCCGAACAACACCGACGCCAATGCCGCCGACCCGCTGCTCTCGGGCCTGCCCGAGGAGCGCGCGGCGACGCTCCTGGCGATTCCCGACGGCTGGTTCGGCGGCCCGGGCTACCGGTTCGACGTGCGCCTGCAGGGGCCGGGGGAGACCGTGTTCCTGGACCTCGTCGGGAGTGACTCGTGA